CTACCTCGCCGACCTCGCGGCGTGGCAGGCGTGGCAGCAAGAGGCCATCGCGTGGTCCACCGAGCACGACGCGCCAGCGCTCGTCGTGGATAAGATGGCGCGGCGGTTGTTCGTCTACGTCGGCGGCGAGGTCCGGCACACGTTCCCCGTCGAGCTTGGACCGAACTGGATGGGGCCGAAGCGGCACGAGGGGGACGAGGCGACGCCGGAGGGCCGCTACCGCGTTCGCCGCAAGCGCGCCGTGGGCGCGGCCGACACCACGCTCGCGCTCGAACTCGACTACCCCAACGCCGAGGACCGGCGCCGTTTTGAGGCCGAGCGCGCGGCGGGCACGCTTGCGCCGGACGCCCGCATCGGCGGGACCGTCGAGGTCCACGGAGCGGGTGGGCTCGGCACCGACTGGACCGATGGCGCTGTCGCGCTCGCCGATGCCGACGTGGAGGTCGTGTTCGACCTCGTGGGCGTCGGCACGCCCGTCGTCATCGTCGGCGCGCTGGAGGAGCCGGCTTTCCTGCGGCCCGCGCCCCCGCCCGACCCACTCGCGCCCCGGTCGACCCTCCCGATCTCCGCCAGCCCCGGTGCCTTCCCCCGACACGACCGCTCAGTCCGCTGACGCGAGCCTCAGTCCTCGTGCGAGGCGGGGGGGAGGGCGAGGCGGTAGCCGCGTCCGCGGACGGTCTGGATCATGTCCTTGAGGTCGTACGCCTCCAGCTTGCGGCGGAGGAAGTACATGTACACGTCGACCATGTTGGTGCCCGTGTTGAAGTCGATGCCCCAGACGGCGTCGAGGATCTCGTCCCGCGTGCAGAGGGCTTCGGCGTGGTCCACGAGGAAGCGGAGGAGGGCGAACTCGCGCGGCGTCAGTTCCACCTCGTCATCGCGGACGAAAAAGCGGTGGGCGGTGAGGTCGAGGCGGAGGTCGCCGAAGCGGCGGACGGCGCGCTGCTCGCCCTCGGACGGGCGCGCCTCCTTGCAGGCGTCGACGAGGCGGCGGTAGGCGAGGACCTTCGCCTGCAGCAGGGCGAGGGAGATCGGGAACGAGAGGGCGTCGTCGGCCCCGGCGGCGATCGAGGCGACGGCCGCTTCGGGCTCGCCGCGCGTGAGGGCGATGACGGGGGCGCTCGCCGCCCGGCGCACGTGGTAGCAGAGCGTGTTGAAGGCCGGCGCGTCATCCATCGCCCACACCGCGAGCACGGCCTCGGCCGAGCCCGCCGCCTCGACGATCCGGCGTCCGTGGTCGGACAGCTCGTGCCGGTCGTTCACGAGCGGGCGGGGCGCGAACACCTCGATCCGATACGGAGGCGGACAACTGATCCGCACGGCCGCTTCCATCGCGGCATCGTCGCTGACGAGGCAGAGGGTGGGAGGGGAGGAGGACGGCATCGGCGGAGGGGGCAAAGGGAGGCGGGGCGGACGAAGGTAACGAGTCTGCCGTGCCCCGCGGTGCAGCGGTGCCGCCGCACGCCGATCGGAGGGAGATGGCGGCGCTGGAACCGTCCCGGTCCGTCGTCTTTATCTTCCACTGCCCGCCCCGCCCGGACACGTCTGCCGCGCGGGGGCTAGCTTGGCCTCTCCTCCTCGCCGCTCTCCCCTCCGACGCCCCGCATCTTCATGGCTACCGTCCTCCCGTTCCGCGCCCTGCGTCCCGCCCCCGACCACGCGCTGGACGTCGCCTCCGTCCCGTACGACGTCATCAACACGGAGGAGGCCCGGCGCCTCGCCGAGGGCAAGCCGTTCTCGTTCCTCCACGTCATCCGCCCGGAGATCGACCTGCCCGAGGGAACGGACGAGCACGACGACGGCGTCTATGAGCAGGGGGCCGAGGCGCTCCGCCGCTTCGCCGAGAGCGACGTGTTCGTGACCGAGGCCGAGCCCGCGTTCTACGTCTACCGCCTCGTGATGGACGGCCGCCCGCAGGTCGGCATCTTCGGGCTCGTCACCGTCGCCGAGTACGACGACGACACGATCCTCAAGCACGAGAAGACGCGGCCCGACAAAGAGGACGACCGCACGCGCCACATCGTCACGCAGCAGGCCCACGCCGAGCCCGTGATGCTGACGTACCGAGGCTCCGCACGCGTCAACGACCTCGTGAAGGACGCGATGCAGGGCGATCCGCTCTACGGCTTCACCGCCACCGACGGCGTCCGCCACGAAATCTGGCGGATGCCCGACGCCGACGCCGTCCGCGACGCCTTCGCCGAGGTCGCGAAGCTCTACGTCGCCGACGGGCACCACCGCTCGGCCGCCGCGAGCCGCGCCGCGAAAGAGCTGCCGGACCGCCCCGACGCCGGCGCGTTCATGGCCGTCCTCTTCCCGTACGAGGAGATGGCGATCCTCCCGTACAACCGCGTGATCTACGACCTCCCCGGCGGGCCCGACGCCTTCCTCGACCAACTCCGCGACCGCTTCGAACTCAACGAGCAGGCCCCCGCCGCGCCGGCCGCGCCCGGCCACGTCTCGCTCTACCTCGGCGGTCGCTGGTACGGCCTCGCCCTGCCAGAGACCGAGCGCGACACCGTCGCCGACACGCTCGACGTGGCCCGCCTCGGCGAGCACGTCCTCGAACCGCTCCTCGGCATCACGGACCCGCGGACGGACCCGAACATCGGCTTCGTCGGCGGCATCCGGGGGACGAAGGAGCTGGAGCGGCTCGTGGACGAAGGCAACGCGCAGTTCGCCATTTCGATGTTCGCGACGCAGCCCGAACAGCTCCTCGCCGTCTCCGATGCGGGGCAACTCATGCCGCCGAAGTCGACGTGGTTCGAACCCAAGCTCCGCAGCGGCCTCCTCGTGCATCAGTTTTGAGTAGTGGGTTTGGGGTGGTGGGCACGTGCTCGTCAACCCTCAACCTCCCACCCCCAACCTCTAACCCACCCCCATGAACGTCCTCATCGCCGACTCCTTTTCCGACCTCGGCATCGAACGCCTTCGCGAAGCCGGCCACGCCGTCACCGTCGAGGCCGGGCTCAAGGGCACTGCCCTGACCGAAGCGCTCGCCCGGCACGCGCCGCAGGTGCTCGTCGTCCGCTCGACGAAGGTCACTGCCGCCGACTTCGACGCCGACCCCGAACTCGAGCTCATCGTCCGTGCGGGCGCGGGGTACGACACCATCGACGTCGAGGGCGCGTCGCAGCGGGGGATCTTCGTCGCCAACTGCCCCGGCAAGAACGCGACGGCCGTGGCCGAGCTCGCCTTCGGGCTGATCCTCAGCCTCGACCGGCAGATCCCGGACAACGTGGCCGAGGCGCGGCAGGGGCGGTGGAACAAGGGCGCGTTCTCCGAGGCCTTCGGCATCAAGGGCAGCACGCTCGGGCTCATCGGGCTCGGCTCGATCGGGCAGGAGATGATCCCCCGCGCGAAGGCGTTCGGCATGCGCGTCGCCGCGTGGAGCCGCTCGCTCACCGACGAGACCGCCGCCGAGCTCGGCGTGGCCCGGATGGAAACGCCCCACGCCGTCGCCGCTGTCGCCGACATTATCTCCGTCCACGTGGCCTCCACCCCGCAGACCGAGGGGCTCATCGACCGCGCGTTTTTCGAGGCGATGGAGCCCAATACCTTCCTCATCAACACCTCGCGGGCCTCCGTCGTGGACGAGGAGGCAGCGCAGTGGGCGATGGACGAGAAGAACATCCGCTTCGCGACGGACGTGCCCGCCGGCGAGCCCGCAGGGAAGGAAGGGACGTTCGAGCACCCGCTCCTCGGCCACGCCAACTTCTACGTCACCCACCACATCGGCGCCTCGACGGAGCAGGCGACGGAGGCGATCGGGAACGAGGCCGTCCGCGTCGTGACGGCGTACGCCGAGACGGGCCGCGTCCCGAACTGCGTCAACCTCGCCGAGCAGTCGCCCGCCACGCACCTCCTCACCGTCCGCCACCGCGACCGCGTCGGCGTGCTCGCGCACGTGCTCGACGCCGTGAGCAAGGCGGGGTGGAACGTGCAGGAGATGGAGAACCTGATCTTCGCCGGGGCCGAGGCCGCCTGCGCCCGCATCCGCTTCGACGGCGACCCGAACGACGCGACGCTCGCCGCGATCCGAGGGCAGGGCGACGTGCTCGCCGCGTCCGTGATCGAGCTCTAGCGTGTCGGAGGGCTCGCCACCGTCGCTTCTCGCCGTGGACCTCGGGCTGCGGACGGGGCTCGCGCTCTACGGGGCGGACGGGCGGCTGCGGTGGTACCGCTCGCAGCACTTCGGCAGCAACGCCCGGCTGAAACGCGGGGCGTACGGCGTGCTGAACGGGCTCGACGGGCTGGAATACCTCGTGCTCGAAGGCGGCGGGACGCTCGCCGAGCTGTGGGCGAAAGAGGGCGCGCGGCAGGGGCTGAAGGTTCGCGTCGTCGACGCCGGGACGTGGCGCTCCGTCTTGCTCTACCCGCGCGAGCAGCGGACGGGCACCGACGCGAAGGCCGCGGCCGACACCCTCGCCCGGCGCGTGATCGCGTGGTCCGACGCCGCCCGCCCGACCTCGCTTCGGCACGACGCGGCGGAGGCGATCCTCGTCGGGCTGTGGGGCGTGCTCAAGGCGGGGTGGCTGCCCGCCGTCCCGCCCGAGCTGAGGCACGGGCGCGGCTAACCCCGGGGATCGGGCTTGTACGGGGCGGCTCCGGTACTGTATCCTCCCCCTCGTTCCACGGGCGCGGCGCGCCCGACCTGCCCCGACCAGCCCCGTCCCTCATGCGCTTCGTCTACGGTTTCGCCGGTGTGTTCCTCGCGCTCGGCCTCGTGCTCTACCCCCTCCTCGCCCTCTCGTTTTCGAGCGGGGCGCCCGCCACGTTCAACGGAGGACCCACCACCGACGGCGGGTTCAACCCCACGTGCGTCGTCTGCCACGGCTCGTTCGAGCTGAACTCCGGGGACGGCTCCGTGAGCATCGAGGCCCCGGCGTCGTTCCTGCCCGGGGAGACGATCGACATCGTCGTCACGGTCGAGAACACGACGCCGCCGGCCGGCGGGGGCAACCGGCAGGGCTTCGAGCTCTCCGCCCAACTACCCGACGGCACGCACGTCGGCACGCTCGGCTTCGACAACGTCCTCACGCAACTCGCCTCGGGCAACGAGGATTACGTCACGCACACCTCGGCGGGCAACGAGCTCTCGACGTGGACGATCCCGTGGACGGCGCCCGTGGACGCGCCCGACGCCGTGACGTTCTACGCCGCCGGCAACGCGGCGAACGGCGACGGCAGCCTGTCGGACGACTACATCTACACGACTACGTTGACCGTCCCGCGCGCGGCGGTTGCGAACGAGGACGGCGCAGCACCGCTCGCCGCCCGGATCGAGTCGGTGTACCCGAACCCCTTCGTCGAGTCGGCGCAGGTGGCGTACACGCTGGTGCAGGCGGGGCCCGTGACCGTCACGCTCTACGACGGCGTCGGCCGCGTGGTGCGGGTGCTGGAAGACGGCGCGCGCGGCGCTGGAGATCACACCGCCCGCGTCGAGGCGTCCGGCCTCGCGGCGGGCGTCTACTTCGTAGAAGTCCGCACGCCCGATGCCCGCATGAGCCGCCCGCTCACACTCGGCCGGTAGCGCCGGCAGCGTATCGAATAAACAGAGCGGCCCCGGAGCGCGATGCTCCGGGGCCGCCCGTGCGTTGAGGCGACGGCCGCTTACTTAAGCAGCACGACGCGGGTGCTCTCGGAGAACGCGGCGCCTTCGAGCCGGACGGTGTAGACCCCGCTCGGGAGGGCCGCTCCGTCGAGCACGACGGACTGCTTGACGCCGGCGGGCGGCGTGCCCTCGAAGAGCGTGCGGACCTCGCGGCCGAGCGCGTCGTAGAGCGTGAGCGTCACGCGCTGCGCCTCCTCGACCGAGAAGCGGAGCGTCGTCGTCTGGTCGAACGGGTTCGGATATGCCTTGTCGAGCGTGTATCCGCTCGGCGCGGCGCCCTCATCTTCGGTGCCGACGGGCGGGTTGTTGCTCCAATCGCCGATGGGGGTGAGGACCGGCCCGGAGGCGTAGCAGGTGCCGGGGTCGATGTCGTCCTTCGTCACGCCGGAGCGGTACCACAGCACGATGTCCTCGTCGAAGACGTCCTCGCCGTTGACGATCGTGACGCTGGCGTTGCCGCCGCCCTCGAACTTCGCGTCGCAGCTGGAGCCGGAGAAGCCGACGCCGTCGTCGTACTCGCCGGGCTGGTAGCGGGCCACGACGAAGTCTTCGCGGGCGAAGTTGTCGAGGGCCGGGATGCCGGTGTTCGGGTTCGCCGGGGTGTCGTAGTCCACCTCGCTGGGCGCGACGCGGTAGCCGCGCTCGGTGGCGAGGTCGAGCACGCTCCACGCGACGCCGTCGGCGGGTTCGTTCCAGAGCCGCGTCGTCTCCGTCTCGAACACCACGTCCTCGGCGACGGCACTGGTCTCGACGGCGTAGTCGCTCTCGCCG
This genomic interval from Rhodothermales bacterium contains the following:
- a CDS encoding DUF1015 family protein, producing the protein MATVLPFRALRPAPDHALDVASVPYDVINTEEARRLAEGKPFSFLHVIRPEIDLPEGTDEHDDGVYEQGAEALRRFAESDVFVTEAEPAFYVYRLVMDGRPQVGIFGLVTVAEYDDDTILKHEKTRPDKEDDRTRHIVTQQAHAEPVMLTYRGSARVNDLVKDAMQGDPLYGFTATDGVRHEIWRMPDADAVRDAFAEVAKLYVADGHHRSAAASRAAKELPDRPDAGAFMAVLFPYEEMAILPYNRVIYDLPGGPDAFLDQLRDRFELNEQAPAAPAAPGHVSLYLGGRWYGLALPETERDTVADTLDVARLGEHVLEPLLGITDPRTDPNIGFVGGIRGTKELERLVDEGNAQFAISMFATQPEQLLAVSDAGQLMPPKSTWFEPKLRSGLLVHQF
- a CDS encoding response regulator transcription factor; this encodes MPSSSPPTLCLVSDDAAMEAAVRISCPPPYRIEVFAPRPLVNDRHELSDHGRRIVEAAGSAEAVLAVWAMDDAPAFNTLCYHVRRAASAPVIALTRGEPEAAVASIAAGADDALSFPISLALLQAKVLAYRRLVDACKEARPSEGEQRAVRRFGDLRLDLTAHRFFVRDDEVELTPREFALLRFLVDHAEALCTRDEILDAVWGIDFNTGTNMVDVYMYFLRRKLEAYDLKDMIQTVRGRGYRLALPPASHED
- a CDS encoding T9SS type A sorting domain-containing protein is translated as MKLLLLLALLGLSVAPALAQSCAPRNSQGPTAISWPEGSRVSPVWTLTFLPPSSSTGTVASGLEIRDVYYNGHLVMKRGHVPILNVKYETGCNCYRDWSYSDQRFVADNPVGTCYAESTPGTVATMCDVTPSNCVDNNGDGEVDSCSDVGSFSGVAVERFDDRLVLSTQMSAGWYRYTMRWEFHADGTIRPLFGFTSTGSACTQNPRRHHSYWRFDFDIDGGESDYAVETSAVAEDVVFETETTRLWNEPADGVAWSVLDLATERGYRVAPSEVDYDTPANPNTGIPALDNFAREDFVVARYQPGEYDDGVGFSGSSCDAKFEGGGNASVTIVNGEDVFDEDIVLWYRSGVTKDDIDPGTCYASGPVLTPIGDWSNNPPVGTEDEGAAPSGYTLDKAYPNPFDQTTTLRFSVEEAQRVTLTLYDALGREVRTLFEGTPPAGVKQSVVLDGAALPSGVYTVRLEGAAFSESTRVVLLK
- a CDS encoding L,D-transpeptidase, whose translation is MPNRIPPRLLIALSVAALLVGAGWLVLLVVAPQPPVQAFVSAQHALGQARDAEAARYAPRAYRAAEREWDAAIAAWQLENGRFFALRAYDALESQALQAARTAEQARLRAVATRDSLRWMATAGADVVRDRFLVVHTTARQMPFDSLRYADIAAARTLLGDADAAVRRGDFLAAAGKVERAAQRLHAAYAEVSATLDLYLADLAAWQAWQQEAIAWSTEHDAPALVVDKMARRLFVYVGGEVRHTFPVELGPNWMGPKRHEGDEATPEGRYRVRRKRAVGAADTTLALELDYPNAEDRRRFEAERAAGTLAPDARIGGTVEVHGAGGLGTDWTDGAVALADADVEVVFDLVGVGTPVVIVGALEEPAFLRPAPPPDPLAPRSTLPISASPGAFPRHDRSVR
- a CDS encoding choice-of-anchor V domain-containing protein, yielding MRFVYGFAGVFLALGLVLYPLLALSFSSGAPATFNGGPTTDGGFNPTCVVCHGSFELNSGDGSVSIEAPASFLPGETIDIVVTVENTTPPAGGGNRQGFELSAQLPDGTHVGTLGFDNVLTQLASGNEDYVTHTSAGNELSTWTIPWTAPVDAPDAVTFYAAGNAANGDGSLSDDYIYTTTLTVPRAAVANEDGAAPLAARIESVYPNPFVESAQVAYTLVQAGPVTVTLYDGVGRVVRVLEDGARGAGDHTARVEASGLAAGVYFVEVRTPDARMSRPLTLGR
- a CDS encoding NAD(P)-dependent oxidoreductase, with product MNVLIADSFSDLGIERLREAGHAVTVEAGLKGTALTEALARHAPQVLVVRSTKVTAADFDADPELELIVRAGAGYDTIDVEGASQRGIFVANCPGKNATAVAELAFGLILSLDRQIPDNVAEARQGRWNKGAFSEAFGIKGSTLGLIGLGSIGQEMIPRAKAFGMRVAAWSRSLTDETAAELGVARMETPHAVAAVADIISVHVASTPQTEGLIDRAFFEAMEPNTFLINTSRASVVDEEAAQWAMDEKNIRFATDVPAGEPAGKEGTFEHPLLGHANFYVTHHIGASTEQATEAIGNEAVRVVTAYAETGRVPNCVNLAEQSPATHLLTVRHRDRVGVLAHVLDAVSKAGWNVQEMENLIFAGAEAACARIRFDGDPNDATLAAIRGQGDVLAASVIEL